A single region of the Pan troglodytes isolate AG18354 chromosome 18, NHGRI_mPanTro3-v2.0_pri, whole genome shotgun sequence genome encodes:
- the MLKL gene encoding mixed lineage kinase domain-like protein isoform X1 has protein sequence MENLKHIITLGQVIHKRCEEMKYCKKQCRRLGHRVLGLIKPLEMLQDQGKRSVPSEKLTTAMNRFKAALEEANGEIEKFSNRSNICRFLTASQDKILFKDVNRKLSDVWKELSLLLQVEQRMPVSPISQGASWAQEDQQDADEDRRAFQMLRRDNEKIEASLRRLEINMKEIKETLRQYLPPKCMQEIPQEQIKEIKKEQLSGSPWILLRENEVSTLYKGEYHRAPVAIKVFKKLQAGSIAIVRQTFNNEIKTMKKFESPNILRIFGICIDETVTPPQFSVVMEYCELGTLRELLDREKDLTLGKRMVLVLGAARGLYRLHHSEAPELHGKIRSSNFLVTQGYQVKLAGFELRETQTSMSLGTTREKTDKVKSTAYLSPQELEDVFYLYDVKSEIYSFGIVLWEIATGDIPFQGCNSEEIRKLVSVEREQEPLGEDCPSELREIIDQCRAHDPSLRPSVDEILKKLSTFSK, from the exons ATGGAAAATTTGAAGCATATTATCACCCTTGGCCAGGTCATCCACAAACGGTGTGAAGAGATGAAATACTGCAAGAAACAGTGCCGGCGCCTGGGCCACCGCGTCCTCGGCCTGATCAAGCCTCTGGAGATGCTCCAGGACCAAGGAAAGAGGAGCGTGCCCTCTGAGAAGTTAACCACAGCCATGAACCGCTTCAAGGCTGCCCTGGAGGAGGCTAATGGGGAGATAGAAAAGTTCAGCAATAGATCCAATATCTGCAGGTTTCTAACAGCAAGCCAGGACAAAATACTCTTCAAGGACGTGAACAGGAAGCTGAGTGATGTCTGGAAGGAGCTCTCGCTGTTACTTCAGGTTGAGCAACGCATGCCTGTTTCACCCATAAGCCAAGGAGCGTCCTGGGCACAGGAAGATCAGCAGGATGCAGACGAAGACAGGCGAGCCTTCCAGATGCTAAGAAGAG ataatgaaaaaatagaagCTTCATTGAGACGATTAGAAATCAAcatgaaagaaatcaaggaaacTTTGAGGCAGT ATTTACCACCAAAATGCATGCAGGAGATCCCGCAAGAGCAAATCAAGGAGATCAAGAAGGAGCAGCTTTCAGGATCCCCGTGGATTCTGCTAAGGGAAAATGAAGTCAGCACACTTTATAAAGGAGAATACCACAGAGCTCCAGTGGCCATAAAAGTATTCAAAAAACTCCAGGCTGGCAGCATTGC AATAGTGAGGCAGACTTTCAATAATGAGATcaaaaccatgaagaaattcgAATCTCCCAACATCCTGCGTATATTTGGGATTTGCATTGATGAAACAG TGACTCCGCCTCAATTCTCCGTTGTCATGGAGTACTGTGAACTCGGGACCCTGAGGGAGCTGTTGGATAGGGAAAAAGACCTCACACTTGGCAAGCGCATGGTCCTAGTCCTGGGGGCAGCCCGAGGCCTGTACCG GCTACACCATTCAGAAGCACCTGAACTCCACGGAAAAATCAGAAGCTCAAACTTCCTGGTAACTCAAGGCTACCAAGTGAAG CTTGCAGGATTTGAGTTGAGGGAAACACAGACTTCCATGAGTTTGGGAACTACgagagaaaagacagacaaaGTCAAATCTACAGCATATCTCTCACCTCAGGAACTGGAAGACGTATTTTATCTATATGATGTAAAGTCTGAAATATACAG CTTTGGAATCGTCCTCTGGGAAATCGCCACTGGAGATATCCCGTTTCAAG GCTGTAATTCTGAGGAGATCCGCAAGCTGGTGTCTGTGGAGCGGGAGCAGGAGCCGCTGGGTGAAGACTGCCCTTCAGAGCTGCGGGAGATCATTGATCAGTGCCGGGCCCATGATCCCTCTTTGCGGCCCTCCGTGGATG AAATCTTAAAGAAACTCTCCACCTTTTCTAAGTAG
- the MLKL gene encoding mixed lineage kinase domain-like protein isoform X2, with the protein MENLKHIITLGQVIHKRCEEMKYCKKQCRRLGHRVLGLIKPLEMLQDQGKRSVPSEKLTTAMNRFKAALEEANGEIEKFSNRSNICRFLTASQDKILFKDVNRKLSDVWKELSLLLQVEQRMPVSPISQGASWAQEDQQDADEDRRAFQMLRRDNEKIEASLRRLEINMKEIKETLRQYLPPKCMQEIPQEQIKEIKKEQLSGSPWILLRENEVSTLYKGEYHRAPVAIKVFKKLQAGSIAIVRQTFNNEIKTMKKFESPNILRIFGICIDETVTPPQFSVVMEYCELGTLRELLDREKDLTLGKRMVLVLGAARGLYRFGIVLWEIATGDIPFQGCNSEEIRKLVSVEREQEPLGEDCPSELREIIDQCRAHDPSLRPSVDEILKKLSTFSK; encoded by the exons ATGGAAAATTTGAAGCATATTATCACCCTTGGCCAGGTCATCCACAAACGGTGTGAAGAGATGAAATACTGCAAGAAACAGTGCCGGCGCCTGGGCCACCGCGTCCTCGGCCTGATCAAGCCTCTGGAGATGCTCCAGGACCAAGGAAAGAGGAGCGTGCCCTCTGAGAAGTTAACCACAGCCATGAACCGCTTCAAGGCTGCCCTGGAGGAGGCTAATGGGGAGATAGAAAAGTTCAGCAATAGATCCAATATCTGCAGGTTTCTAACAGCAAGCCAGGACAAAATACTCTTCAAGGACGTGAACAGGAAGCTGAGTGATGTCTGGAAGGAGCTCTCGCTGTTACTTCAGGTTGAGCAACGCATGCCTGTTTCACCCATAAGCCAAGGAGCGTCCTGGGCACAGGAAGATCAGCAGGATGCAGACGAAGACAGGCGAGCCTTCCAGATGCTAAGAAGAG ataatgaaaaaatagaagCTTCATTGAGACGATTAGAAATCAAcatgaaagaaatcaaggaaacTTTGAGGCAGT ATTTACCACCAAAATGCATGCAGGAGATCCCGCAAGAGCAAATCAAGGAGATCAAGAAGGAGCAGCTTTCAGGATCCCCGTGGATTCTGCTAAGGGAAAATGAAGTCAGCACACTTTATAAAGGAGAATACCACAGAGCTCCAGTGGCCATAAAAGTATTCAAAAAACTCCAGGCTGGCAGCATTGC AATAGTGAGGCAGACTTTCAATAATGAGATcaaaaccatgaagaaattcgAATCTCCCAACATCCTGCGTATATTTGGGATTTGCATTGATGAAACAG TGACTCCGCCTCAATTCTCCGTTGTCATGGAGTACTGTGAACTCGGGACCCTGAGGGAGCTGTTGGATAGGGAAAAAGACCTCACACTTGGCAAGCGCATGGTCCTAGTCCTGGGGGCAGCCCGAGGCCTGTACCG CTTTGGAATCGTCCTCTGGGAAATCGCCACTGGAGATATCCCGTTTCAAG GCTGTAATTCTGAGGAGATCCGCAAGCTGGTGTCTGTGGAGCGGGAGCAGGAGCCGCTGGGTGAAGACTGCCCTTCAGAGCTGCGGGAGATCATTGATCAGTGCCGGGCCCATGATCCCTCTTTGCGGCCCTCCGTGGATG AAATCTTAAAGAAACTCTCCACCTTTTCTAAGTAG